Proteins encoded by one window of Acidobacteriota bacterium:
- a CDS encoding TrmH family RNA methyltransferase, which yields MSKNRWRPFRRFFAQLEELMRIAGERLAADRDDLARENGVAGFPAWQRRLMDRELVRRALDIPFFADLVRAAWATPPELARERVESEHLAPWGEEAKKASPSADREAAVPDGRADVGGGEPPPRLRSAERALRERTRSLTVVLDNLNDPLNASAVLRTVEALGLQELHICHREGRVVLNRAIHKGASVWLDVFWYRSAEHAAADLRARGYTILGADVTAGAIPLDEIPLQTPLALVFGNEQSGLSDEFRRLVDGYFFIPTCGMTSYLNVSVSVAISTFVTDMRLRRAGRRAPLDPDDLRRLRRAWYSELAGRSETRRREFMAYLDDPPEPFRDVRERKRR from the coding sequence ATGAGCAAGAACCGCTGGCGTCCCTTCCGGAGATTCTTCGCGCAGCTTGAAGAGCTGATGCGCATCGCCGGAGAGCGCCTGGCGGCGGACCGCGACGATCTGGCGCGCGAAAACGGGGTCGCCGGCTTCCCGGCGTGGCAGCGGCGCCTGATGGATCGGGAGCTGGTGCGCCGCGCGCTGGATATCCCGTTCTTCGCCGATCTGGTGCGCGCAGCATGGGCGACGCCGCCGGAACTGGCCCGCGAGCGGGTCGAGAGCGAGCACCTCGCGCCTTGGGGCGAAGAAGCCAAGAAGGCCTCACCGAGCGCCGACCGGGAGGCTGCGGTGCCCGACGGGCGGGCCGACGTTGGTGGCGGGGAACCTCCGCCGCGGCTGCGTTCCGCCGAGCGAGCGCTTCGCGAGCGCACCCGCTCGTTGACCGTCGTGCTCGACAACCTCAACGATCCGCTGAACGCCTCGGCGGTCCTGAGGACCGTGGAAGCGCTCGGCCTGCAGGAACTGCACATCTGCCACCGGGAGGGGCGGGTGGTCCTCAACCGGGCGATCCACAAGGGCGCCAGTGTCTGGCTCGACGTTTTCTGGTACCGCAGCGCGGAGCACGCTGCGGCCGACCTTCGGGCCCGCGGGTACACCATCCTCGGTGCGGACGTGACCGCTGGCGCCATACCGCTCGACGAGATTCCCCTGCAGACCCCTCTGGCTCTCGTGTTCGGGAACGAGCAGTCGGGGCTGTCGGACGAATTCAGGCGGCTGGTCGACGGCTACTTCTTCATCCCCACCTGCGGGATGACCTCCTACCTCAACGTCTCCGTATCGGTGGCGATCAGCACCTTTGTGACCGACATGCGCCTGCGGCGCGCTGGCCGCCGTGCCCCGCTCGACCCGGACGACCTCCGGCGACTCCGGCGCGCCTGGTACTCCGAACTGGCCGGGCGCAGCGAGACGAGGAGGAGGGAATTCATGGCGTAC